A portion of the Pseudoalteromonas luteoviolacea genome contains these proteins:
- the galE gene encoding UDP-glucose 4-epimerase GalE has translation MVVLVTGGTGYIGSHTVVELLHQSNEVIVIDNLVNSSLVALSRVKEITGKDVTFYEGDILDRDFLDSVFSKHDIDQVIHFAGLKAVGESVQKPIEYYQTNVQGTLTLLDAMRHAGVFKLVFSSSATVYGDPQSLPIREDFPVGGTTNPYGTSKLMAEMVLQDVAKSDDRWAFAILRYFNPVGAHESGLIGEDPNGIPNNLLPYITQVAVGKLKELGVFGDDYDTHDGTGVRDYIHVVDLAVGHLKSLQKLEQNNGVHIYNLGTGNGYSVLDMVNAFESASNKSIPYNIKPRRAGDVSACYAAPEKAHKELGWEAQRDINCMMRDSWNWQKNNPEGYIA, from the coding sequence ATGGTGGTTTTAGTTACAGGTGGTACAGGTTATATCGGTTCTCACACTGTCGTTGAGTTACTTCATCAAAGTAATGAAGTCATTGTTATAGATAATCTAGTGAATTCATCTTTAGTGGCATTGAGTCGTGTTAAGGAGATTACGGGTAAAGATGTGACGTTTTATGAAGGAGATATCCTAGATCGTGACTTTTTAGATTCTGTGTTTTCGAAGCATGATATTGATCAAGTTATTCACTTTGCAGGTCTTAAAGCTGTTGGCGAGTCGGTTCAAAAACCGATTGAGTATTATCAAACTAACGTACAAGGGACTCTAACTTTGTTAGATGCTATGAGACACGCAGGGGTATTTAAGCTGGTCTTTAGTTCATCGGCAACTGTTTATGGTGATCCACAGAGTCTACCTATTCGTGAAGACTTCCCTGTAGGGGGGACTACCAATCCTTATGGCACGTCTAAGCTGATGGCGGAAATGGTTTTACAAGATGTTGCCAAATCAGATGATCGGTGGGCGTTTGCGATATTACGCTATTTCAACCCAGTTGGTGCACATGAATCAGGCCTAATTGGTGAAGACCCTAACGGGATCCCTAATAATTTACTGCCTTATATTACACAAGTTGCGGTCGGTAAATTAAAGGAGTTGGGTGTTTTTGGCGACGATTACGATACCCATGATGGCACTGGGGTAAGGGATTATATCCATGTTGTTGATCTTGCTGTTGGACATTTAAAGTCGCTTCAGAAGTTAGAGCAAAATAATGGTGTTCATATTTATAACTTAGGTACAGGTAATGGTTATTCTGTATTGGATATGGTGAATGCGTTTGAGTCGGCATCGAACAAGTCGATTCCTTATAATATTAAACCACGCCGTGCAGGAGATGTCTCTGCTTGCTATGCTGCGCCTGAAAAAGCACATAAGGAACTGGGTTGGGAAGCGCAACGAGATATTAATTGTATGATGCGAGATTCATGGAATTGGCAAAAAAATAACCCAGAAGGGTATATTGCGTAA
- a CDS encoding PspA/IM30 family protein — MALIDRIEDLIKSEFNTLLAQSSNSDVYNGSPSGIDTTTSAIQALIVHLKAEITSTRRQASDCEQAIVQWYEKAQYALERGREDLARLALQEKYRCQNRLTLLQSHIDELSHSLGKLERDNVRLQSRKHSGHHTLKEECLNARLKLKQALNTPAAQNLATHLDEWERRLVKTELRANTVFDSKADKAMSELNRLLKNEKTVAMLQSLKSKLSSELSSNRPSI; from the coding sequence ATGGCTTTAATTGATCGCATCGAAGATTTAATCAAATCAGAGTTTAATACCTTACTCGCTCAATCATCGAATTCAGATGTCTACAATGGCTCGCCATCAGGTATTGATACCACCACATCAGCCATCCAAGCACTTATTGTTCACTTAAAAGCGGAAATTACGTCGACACGTAGGCAAGCATCTGATTGTGAACAAGCTATCGTCCAATGGTATGAAAAAGCACAATATGCTTTGGAAAGGGGGCGTGAAGACTTGGCGAGGTTAGCGCTTCAGGAAAAATATCGCTGCCAAAATCGACTTACTTTGCTGCAGTCACATATCGATGAATTGTCGCATTCACTGGGTAAGCTAGAAAGAGATAATGTGCGCTTACAATCTCGTAAACATAGTGGACACCATACGCTGAAAGAAGAGTGTTTAAATGCAAGGCTTAAATTAAAACAAGCGTTGAATACACCTGCGGCGCAAAATTTGGCAACCCATCTCGATGAGTGGGAGAGAAGGCTTGTTAAAACAGAATTGCGTGCAAATACTGTTTTTGATAGCAAAGCAGACAAAGCTATGAGTGAGCTGAATAGGCTACTAAAAAATGAAAAAACTGTGGCTATGTTGCAGTCACTAAAAAGCAAATTGTCGTCAGAACTTTCAAGTAATCGTCCATCAATTTAG
- the dusA gene encoding tRNA dihydrouridine(20/20a) synthase DusA, protein MQNTDKSGVSPLNTSDSAFRRFSVAPMLDWTDRHCRTFHRKLSKHAVLYTEMITTGAIIYGKGDYLAFGGHEMPVALQLGGSDPKALAECAKRAQEYGYNEVNLNVGCPSDRVQNGRFGACLMAEPNLVADCVAAMKAEVSIPVTVKTRIGIDEHDSYEFLTALIEASNKVGCDDFIIHARKAWLQGLSPKENREIPPLDYPRVYKLKQDYAGLHISINGGVKTLEECQHHLAHLDGVMVGREAYSNPFLLSQVDEKLYGDAPFTKSRHEVVRSMYDYFEQEMSRGANFWHIARHMLGIFQNQPGARGYRRHLSENGHKKDADISVMEKALTFVPEI, encoded by the coding sequence ATGCAAAACACAGATAAATCAGGCGTTAGCCCACTAAATACAAGCGATTCGGCGTTTCGCCGCTTCTCCGTTGCACCTATGCTGGATTGGACTGATAGACATTGTCGAACATTTCATCGCAAACTGAGCAAACATGCTGTGTTATACACTGAAATGATCACCACTGGTGCAATCATTTATGGTAAAGGTGACTATCTCGCATTTGGTGGCCACGAAATGCCAGTTGCATTACAGCTTGGAGGCTCGGATCCCAAAGCCCTTGCTGAATGCGCTAAACGTGCTCAAGAGTATGGTTATAATGAAGTTAATTTAAACGTAGGATGTCCTTCAGACCGAGTACAGAATGGGCGTTTTGGTGCGTGTTTAATGGCTGAGCCAAACCTTGTGGCAGACTGTGTGGCGGCGATGAAAGCTGAAGTATCTATTCCAGTTACGGTTAAGACACGCATTGGTATCGATGAGCACGATTCTTATGAATTTTTAACTGCTTTGATTGAGGCTTCCAATAAAGTTGGGTGTGACGATTTTATTATTCATGCCCGTAAAGCTTGGCTACAGGGCTTGAGCCCAAAAGAAAATAGAGAAATTCCACCTCTTGATTACCCTAGAGTGTACAAGTTAAAGCAAGACTATGCCGGTTTGCATATCAGTATCAATGGTGGTGTTAAAACACTAGAAGAGTGCCAGCATCATTTAGCACATCTAGATGGTGTAATGGTAGGGCGAGAAGCGTACAGTAATCCGTTTTTGTTATCGCAAGTTGATGAAAAACTGTATGGAGATGCTCCATTTACAAAATCTCGTCATGAAGTAGTAAGAAGTATGTATGACTACTTTGAGCAAGAAATGTCGCGCGGTGCTAACTTTTGGCATATTGCGCGCCATATGCTAGGCATATTTCAAAATCAGCCAGGGGCGCGTGGTTATAGACGTCACTTATCTGAAAATGGACATAAAAAAGATGCTGATATCAGTGTGATGGAAAAAGCACTGACATTTGTACCTGAAATTTAA